From Amycolatopsis sp. YIM 10, the proteins below share one genomic window:
- a CDS encoding FadR/GntR family transcriptional regulator — protein MSANQQALRESVKRLIVERGLPPGALLPTELELMRELDVGRNPLREAMKALEAQGIVDIRHGYGTYVGGVSLSGLEAGLAFRGALSVRGDLTEIQELLEVREVLEAGLTGRVLAAGDAVDLDVLESAVQTMEDRARDGEYAPEADWLFHETLYRPLGNALVLELLRVFWRVFRSLDGDLPRGEEETPALVASWHRDILEALRARDEPALHTAVEAHFRGIRARVSGSVARFG, from the coding sequence ATGTCGGCGAACCAGCAGGCGCTGCGCGAGTCGGTCAAGCGGCTGATCGTGGAGCGCGGACTGCCACCGGGCGCGCTGCTGCCCACCGAACTGGAGCTGATGCGCGAGCTGGACGTCGGCCGCAATCCGTTGCGCGAGGCGATGAAGGCGCTCGAAGCCCAGGGCATCGTGGACATCCGGCACGGTTACGGCACCTACGTCGGCGGAGTCTCGCTGTCCGGTTTGGAGGCAGGGCTCGCGTTCCGCGGCGCGCTTTCGGTACGCGGCGACCTCACCGAAATCCAGGAACTGCTCGAAGTCCGGGAGGTGCTCGAAGCCGGGCTGACCGGCCGGGTGCTCGCCGCCGGTGACGCGGTCGACCTCGACGTGCTGGAGTCCGCGGTCCAGACCATGGAGGACCGCGCGCGGGACGGGGAGTACGCGCCCGAGGCCGACTGGCTGTTCCACGAGACGCTCTACCGCCCGCTCGGCAACGCGCTGGTGCTCGAGCTGCTGCGTGTGTTCTGGCGGGTGTTCCGCTCGCTCGACGGCGACCTGCCCCGCGGTGAGGAGGAGACACCCGCGCTGGTGGCGAGCTGGCACCGGGACATTCTCGAAGCGTTGCGGGCACGGGACGAACCCGCCCTGCACACCGCCGTCGAGGCGCATTTCCGCGGGATCAGGGCCAGGGTGTCCGGTTCGGTTGCGCGGTTCGGCTGA
- a CDS encoding sialate:H+ symport family MFS transporter gives MAVARAQRRAFFAAWLGYLLDGFDFILITLVLTEIAAEFGLSLPQAATLVSAAFVSRWLGGLVLGAIADRYGRKPAMILAILAFSIGSGLCGFAWDYWSLFAFRAVVGIGMAGEYGSSATYVLETWPKHMRNRATGFLLSAYPVGTVLAALSYELIVPAAGWRWLFYAGLVPIALTLYLRRSLPEAVEWENDGGGSSVLFAPGRRLANALLALVLTTALVLVFSRTATGWPLLVLVVLGLVALTVQLAGRRWPVVLALIATVFCAFLYSWPIQSLLPTYLKTGLGYDPGAVATALTWAGLGYAAGSCLAGMLGDRLGTRRAYVLGLFASLAFVFPVFALPAGNVVLLWVLLFGMQATSQGISGLLPKYIADHFPTRVRAAGLGFTYNVGALGGAVAPLAGAAIAERAGLGNALTLLAVVLTLAVAALVGFNVPARLERHERGITRNRRE, from the coding sequence ATGGCGGTCGCACGGGCCCAGCGCCGGGCCTTCTTCGCCGCCTGGCTCGGTTACCTGCTCGACGGCTTCGACTTCATCCTGATCACCCTGGTGCTCACCGAGATCGCCGCCGAGTTCGGGCTGAGCCTGCCCCAGGCGGCGACGCTGGTGTCGGCGGCCTTCGTCTCGCGCTGGCTGGGCGGGCTGGTGCTCGGCGCGATCGCCGACCGGTACGGCCGCAAGCCCGCGATGATCCTGGCCATTCTCGCCTTCTCGATCGGCAGCGGGCTCTGCGGGTTCGCCTGGGACTACTGGTCGCTGTTCGCCTTCCGCGCGGTGGTCGGCATCGGCATGGCCGGGGAGTACGGCTCCAGCGCCACCTACGTGCTGGAGACCTGGCCGAAGCACATGCGCAACCGCGCCACCGGCTTCCTGCTCTCGGCCTACCCGGTCGGCACGGTGCTGGCCGCGCTGAGCTACGAGCTGATCGTGCCCGCGGCCGGGTGGCGGTGGCTGTTCTACGCCGGGCTGGTGCCCATCGCACTGACCCTCTACCTGCGGCGATCGCTGCCGGAGGCGGTCGAATGGGAAAACGACGGCGGCGGCTCGTCGGTGCTGTTCGCCCCGGGGCGGCGGCTGGCGAACGCGCTGCTCGCGCTGGTGCTGACCACCGCGCTGGTGCTGGTCTTCAGCCGGACCGCCACCGGGTGGCCGCTGCTCGTGCTGGTGGTGCTCGGCCTGGTCGCGCTGACCGTGCAACTGGCCGGGCGGCGGTGGCCGGTGGTGCTGGCGCTGATCGCCACGGTGTTCTGCGCGTTCCTGTACTCGTGGCCGATCCAGTCGCTGCTGCCGACCTATCTGAAGACCGGGCTAGGCTACGATCCCGGCGCCGTGGCGACCGCGCTGACCTGGGCGGGGCTGGGTTACGCGGCTGGTTCGTGCCTGGCCGGGATGCTCGGGGACCGGCTGGGGACGCGACGGGCCTACGTGCTCGGGCTCTTCGCGTCGCTCGCGTTCGTGTTCCCGGTGTTCGCCCTGCCAGCGGGCAACGTGGTGCTGCTGTGGGTGCTGCTGTTCGGCATGCAGGCCACCAGCCAGGGCATCTCGGGGCTGCTGCCGAAGTACATCGCCGACCACTTCCCGACCCGCGTGCGCGCGGCCGGGCTGGGCTTCACCTACAACGTCGGCGCGCTGGGCGGGGCGGTGGCGCCGCTGGCCGGGGCGGCGATCGCGGAACGGGCCGGGCTGGGGAACGCGCTCACCCTGCTGGCCGTGGTGCTGACGCTGGCGGTGGCCGCGCTGGTCGGCTTCAACGTCCCGGCGCGGCTGGAACGCCATGAGCGGGGCATTACTCGCAATCGACGCGAGTAA
- the ndk gene encoding nucleoside-diphosphate kinase, whose amino-acid sequence MSERTLVLVKPDGVKRGLVGEVISRIERKGLTLAQLELRTVERSVAEEHYAEHKDKPFFGDLVDFITSGPLVAIAVEGTRAISAFRQLAGGTDPVEKATPGTIRGDFALEVQFNLVHGSDSAESAERELKLWFPN is encoded by the coding sequence GTGAGTGAGCGCACCCTTGTTCTGGTCAAGCCCGACGGCGTCAAGCGCGGACTGGTCGGCGAGGTCATCTCCCGGATCGAGCGCAAGGGCCTGACCCTGGCTCAGCTGGAGCTGCGCACCGTCGAGCGGTCGGTGGCCGAGGAGCACTACGCCGAGCACAAGGACAAGCCGTTCTTCGGTGACCTGGTCGACTTCATCACCTCCGGCCCGCTGGTCGCCATCGCGGTCGAGGGCACCCGCGCGATCTCGGCGTTCCGTCAGCTCGCCGGTGGCACCGACCCGGTGGAGAAGGCCACCCCGGGCACCATCCGCGGCGACTTCGCCCTGGAGGTCCAGTTCAACCTGGTGCACGGCTCCGACTCCGCCGAGTCCGCCGAGCGCGAGCTGAAGCTCTGGTTCCCGAACTGA